A single genomic interval of Equus quagga isolate Etosha38 chromosome 19, UCLA_HA_Equagga_1.0, whole genome shotgun sequence harbors:
- the NPTXR gene encoding neuronal pentraxin receptor, with the protein MRMHQESRDLVHLRDFTAPPACFGLQEPGPLLCWGDASSEARCLGQSGGSSGRGHSSSSGSGSRSARSRSGPARPGPAPRPRRRACRGASGAPAARLTLKFLAVLLAAGMLAFLGAVICIIASVPLAASPARALPGGADNASAASGAAASPXXXRSLSALHGAGGSAGPPALPGAPAASAHPLPPVPLFSRFLCTPLAAACPSGSEQGDAAPGEREELLLLQSTAEQLRQTALQQEARIRADQDTIRELTRKLGRCESGLPRGLQDTGPRRDAMADGPWDSPALLLELEDAVHALRDRIVRIEQELPARVNFSASPAPVPAVPTALHSKMDELEGQLLAKVLALEKERAALSHSGQRQRQEVEKELDALQDRVAELEHGSSAYSPPDAFKISIPIRNNYMYARVRKALPELYAFTVCVWLRSRSDGTGQGTPFSYSVPGQANEIVLLEAGHEPMELLINDKVAQLPLSLKDNSWHHICIAWTTRDGLWSAYQDGELRGSGENLAAWHPIKPHGILILGQEQDTLGGRFDATQAFVGDIAQFNLWDHALTPAQVLGIANCTGPLLGNVLPWEDKLVEAFGGATKSAFDVCKGRAKA; encoded by the exons ATGCGGATGCACCAGGAGTCCCGAGACCTCGTGCATCTTCGAGACTTCACGGCCCCTCCTGCCTGCTTTGGCCTCCAGGAGCCTGGCCCACTGCTCTGCTGGGGAGATGCTTCCTCCGAGGCGCGCTGCCTGGGCCAG agcggcggcagcagcggccgCGGCCACAGCTCCAGCTCCGGCTCCGGCTCCCGCTCCGCCCGCTCTCGCTCCGGCCCTGCGCGCCCGGGCCCCGCGCCCCGACCCCGCCGCCGCGCCTGCCGGGGGGCCTCCggcgcccccgccgcccgccTCACGCTGAAGTTCCTGGCCGTGCTGCTGGCCGCGGGCATGCTGGCGTTCCTCGGTGCCGTCATCTGCATCATCGCCAGCGTGCCCCTGGCGGCCAGCCCGGCGCGGGCGCTGCCCGGCGGCGCCGACAACGCCTCGGCCGCCTCGGGCGCCGCCGCGTCCCC NNNNNNNNAGCGCAGCCTGAGCGCGCTGCACGGCGCGGGCGGCTCGGCCGGGCCCCCAGCGCTGCCCGGGGCGCCGGCGGCCAGCGCGCACCCGCTGCCGCCCGTGCCCCTCTTCAGCCGCTTCCTGTGCACCCCGCTGGCGGCCGCCTGCCCGTCGGGGAGCGAGCAGGGGGACGCGGCGCCCGGCGAGCgcgaggagctgctgctgctgcagagcACGGCCGAGCAGCTGCGCCAGACGGCGCTGCAGCAGGAGGCGCGCATCCGCGCCGACCAGGACACCATCCGCGAGCTCACCCGCAAGCTGGGCCGCTGCGAGAGCGGCCTGCCGCGCGGCCTCCAGGACACCGGGCCACGCCGCGACGCCATGGCCGACGGGCCTTGGGACTCGCCCGCGCTCCTCCTGGAGCTGGAGGATGCCGTGCACGCCCTCCGGGACCGCATCGTCCGCATCGAG CAGGAGCTCCCAGCACGTGTGAACTTCTCTGCTTCCCCGGCCCCTGTGCCCGCGGTGCCCACCGCCCTGCACTCCAAGATGGACGAGCTGGAGGGGCAGCTGCTAGCCAAGGTGCTGGCACTGGAGAAGGAGCGTGCGGCCCTCAGTCACAGCGGCCAGCGGCAGCGGCAAGaggtggagaaggagctggaCGCTCTGCAGGACCGTGTGGCTGAGCTGGAGCACG GGTCCTCGGCCTACAGCCCCCCGGACGCCTTCAAGATCAGCATCCCCATCCGCAACAACTACATGTACGCCCGCGTGCGGAAGGCGCTGCCCGAGCTCTATGCCTTCACCGTCTGCGTGTGGCTGCGGTCCAGGTCAGACGGCACTGGCCAGGGCACCCCCTTCTCCTACTCAGTGCCCGGGCAGGCCAACGAGATCGTGTTGCTGGAGGCGGGCCACGAGCCCATGGAGCTGCTGATCAATGACAAG GTGGCCCAGCTGCCCTTGAGCCTGAAGGACAATAGCTGGCACCACATCTGCATCGCCTGGACCACGAGGGATGGCCTGTGGTCTGCCTACCAGGATGGGGAGCTGCGGGGCTCCGGTGAGAATCTGGCAGCCTGGCACCCCATCAAGCCTCATGGGATCCTTATCCTGGGCCAGGAGCAG GATACCCTGGGCGGCCGGTTTGATGCCACCCAGGCCTTCGTGGGTGACATTGCCCAGTTTAACCTGTGGGACCACGCCCTGACACCTGCCCAGGTCCTGGGCATTGCCAACTGTACCGGGCCACTGCTGGGCAACGTCCTCCCCTGGGAAGACAAGCTGGTAGAGGCCTTCGGGGGTGCAACAAAGTCCGCCTTCGATGTCTGCAAGGGGAGGGCCAAGGCATGA